The DNA window TCCCCTTCCTCGACCGACTCCGTCTCCTCAAGCGTCGTGTGTAGCGATCCCGAGGTCGCGTCCTCGCGATCCTCGTTGGTCCCGGCTCCGTCGGCCCCGGATCCGTCGGCCGTCGCGACGGTCGGCTCCGCCTCCTCCGGTTCGTCCGTCTCCATCGGTTTCTCCGACTCTCTCGATTTCTTCGACTCCTCGGATTCCTCTGATTCTTCAGACTCTGCCGACTCCTCCGGATCGATTCCCTCCTCGTCAGTCTCCGGACCCGTATCCTCGCCCGTCCCGGTATCGGGTTCCTGCTCGACGCCCGGTTCCGACTCGGTATCCGGCTCGTCGCCGTCGTCCTCCTTCTCCTCCTCGACCGACTGAACGAGTTTCATCTCGCCGCGGGCGCGCAGCGAGCCGTCGATCTCCGCGCCGTCGTGGATCACGAGGTCGCCGGCGGAGACGTCGCCGCGGACGTGGGCGTCCGCCTCGATCGTGACCGTCCCGCCGCGGGTGGTCACGTCGCCGTGGATCGTCGAGGCGGCCCCGACGGCGACGTCCTCGCGGGCGCGCAGCGAACCGAACACCTCGTTGCGCTCGCCGACCGCGATCGACTCCGCCCGGAGGTTGCCGTGGAGCCGGCAGTCGTCGCCGACGGTCGCGGGCGTGGACACGCGCCAGGCGTCGTCCGAGACCTCGGCTCCGCGGGGGACGAGGAGCGGGTCGCGCACGTCGTCGCCGTCGGCGAGCGCCTCGGCCAGCTCGTCTGCCGCGTCGGTCTCGCCGACCCGCAACAGCTGGGAGAGCACGATGAAGTAGAAGACGAGCGTGGGGACCGGGTTCCGGATGACGATCCAGCCGTTGGCCTCGAACCCCTCCTCGATCTCCACGTCGTCGCCGATGTCGAGGTCGCCGGAGACCATGAGCCGGCCGGTGACCGTCACCCGCTCGCCGAGGTAGGCGTCCTCGCCGACGAGGACGTTCCCGTCGACGGAACACCAGGTGTCGAGCCGGCAGTCGCCGTCCGCCTCGATGTCGTCGCCGACGTCGACGCGCTCGCCGATCGCGACGTTGCGGCCGCGGATCCCGAACTCGACGGTCGACTGCCCGCCCACGAGCACGTCGCCGTCGACCACCACGTCGTGCTCCTCGACGGTGGTCCCCGACGGGACCGAGAGCTCGTCTATCGGACCGCTCCCCCTCAGTGACACACCCGTGGGAACTCCCTCGGGAGACATAAACGATAGGGGCCGTCCGACGGGCGTCGGACGGCGATCCGGCGAACGGTGACGGCGACGGCAACGATGACGGCGACGGCAACGATGACGGCGACGGCAACGATGATGCCGACCGACGCTTCCGCGCGTGCGGATCGCTCGCGAGGCGACCCGCGGTCACCGGGCTTTTCACTCCGGGCCCGGACCCTCGGGTATGGGATTCGGATCGTACGACGAGAGCGAGCAGGGGGGACAGGAGGTCGAGACCGACGAGGACGGGGCCGTGAACGTCCACGA is part of the Halorubrum aethiopicum genome and encodes:
- a CDS encoding polymer-forming cytoskeletal protein, which gives rise to MSLRGSGPIDELSVPSGTTVEEHDVVVDGDVLVGGQSTVEFGIRGRNVAIGERVDVGDDIEADGDCRLDTWCSVDGNVLVGEDAYLGERVTVTGRLMVSGDLDIGDDVEIEEGFEANGWIVIRNPVPTLVFYFIVLSQLLRVGETDAADELAEALADGDDVRDPLLVPRGAEVSDDAWRVSTPATVGDDCRLHGNLRAESIAVGERNEVFGSLRAREDVAVGAASTIHGDVTTRGGTVTIEADAHVRGDVSAGDLVIHDGAEIDGSLRARGEMKLVQSVEEEKEDDGDEPDTESEPGVEQEPDTGTGEDTGPETDEEGIDPEESAESEESEESEESKKSRESEKPMETDEPEEAEPTVATADGSGADGAGTNEDREDATSGSLHTTLEETESVEEGESLEPRTPADEDDEGTDRE